One Thunnus thynnus chromosome 18, fThuThy2.1, whole genome shotgun sequence genomic region harbors:
- the ttll2 gene encoding probable tubulin polyglutamylase TTLL2: MAATLVFRLHDRGPELVREVLLERGWEEYDEGQREEEDWNLYWRGSAFRNSEYYNLLPWQRLNHHPKTVGITRKDCLARNLRRMRATFGSALYDFSPTAFILPNDFTRFLAEYNNLRLTGELSVYWICKPVDLSRGRGIFIFENMKDLVYDSSVIVQRYISNPLLISGYKFDLRIYVCVKSFHPLTVYIHQEGLVRFSTEKYNLSSLQNLYAHLTNTSINKFGPFYKSEKERVGQGCKWTMSKFRHFLHSQGMNELLLWQKINNIVTLTLLTIAPSVPSCPNCVELFGFDILIDVMFKPWLLEVNYSPALTLDCQADITVKKGLISDLIDLMNYTSIDSLRERAYQRQGCKPLCFHANQPTYVSIPLLSNFKEPNIQKKRRGSQSPQTQTLPLLKTLRQPDKTSQRKSRHHAFVSGCQRHLNLVDFNKIYAARGRIINSNTAAATKPHTDKNLNLILGPHSSTNMSAVNRQTCPALAPCLMGNRSLDVSELTNHDDTETETETQASAETDVSSSIPDIPQRGLRFRSSAASCKLPNIHSGRLRPVKIPLDGNTASNRQHIPPVRVGGFIRTFPFNTATLKASRHTLDVKIIIQELHKLTGQLAAGQSVKKKSRSEEEKAKKDTDGEEGFDSLFWGPKDPPLLSQCLKQV, translated from the exons ATGGCTGCGACGCTGGTGTTCAGACTGCATGACAGAGGTCCTGAGCTGGTGAGGGAGGTCCTCCTGGAGCGAGGATGGGAGGAATATGATGAAGGACAACGAGAGGAGGAAGACTGGAATCTCTACTGGCGAGGCTCGGCGTTTCGCAACTCTGAATATTACAACTTGTTGCCATGGCAGCGCCTCAACCACCATCCAAAAACTGTTGGTATCACGCGCAAG GACTGCTTGGCGCGCAACCTGAGGAGGATGAGAGCCACGTTTGGTTCGGCTCTCTATGACTTCAGTCCCACCGCCTTCATCCTCCCCAACGACTTCACCCGCTTCCTGGCTGAATACAACAACCTGCGTCTGACCGGAGAACTGTCGGTCTACTGGATCTGTAAACCCGTGGATCTCTCCAGAGGCAGAGGGATCTTCATCTTTGAGAATATGAAGGACTTGGTGTACGACAGCTCTGTGATCGTACAGAGGTACATCAGCAACCCTCTGCTGATCTCCGGCTACAAGTTTGACCTGAGGATCTACGTGTGTGTGAAGAGCTTTCATCCTCTGACTGTTTACATTCATCAGGAAGGCCTGGTGCGTTTctccactgaaaaatacaacCTGTCGTCTCTGCAAAACCTGTACGCTCACCTCACCAACACCAGCATCAACAAGTTCGGTCCTTTCTATAAATCCGAGAAGGAGCGGGTGGGCCAAGGATGCAAGTGGACCATGAGCAAGTTCAGACATTTCCTCCACAGCCAAGGAATGAACGAGCTTCTCTTGTGGCAGAAGATCAACAACATCGTCACCCTGACCCTCCTCACCATCGCTCCCTCCGTCCCGTCCTGTCCCAACTGTGTGGAGCTGTTCGGCTTTGATATCCTGATCGATGTGATGTTTAAACCCTGGCTGCTGGAGGTCAACTACAGCCCTGCATTGACTCTGGACTGCCAAGCGGATATTACGGTGAAAAAGGGGCTAATCAGTGATCTGATTGATTTAATGAACTACACATCGATTGacagtttgagagagagagcttaTCAGAGGCAAGGGTGCAAGCCGctctgttttcatgctaacCAACCTACATACGTTTCGATACCTTTGCTCTCAAACTTTAAAGAACCCAACAttcagaagaaaagaagaggtAGCCAGTCTCCACAAACTCAAACCCTCCCTCTGTTAAAAACTCTTCGCCAGCCTGACAAGACGAGCCAAAGGAAGTCCAGACATCATGCTTTTGTATCTGGCTGCCAAAGACACCTGAACCTTGTTGACTTTAACAAGATATACGCTGCCAGGGGCAGAATAATTAACAGCAACACAGCCGCGGCTACCAAACCCCACACAGACAAGAACCTAAACCTGATACTCGGCCCACATTCAAGCACGAACATGTCAGCGGTGAACAGACAGACGTGTCCGGCTCTTGCACCGTGCCTGATGGGCAACAGGAGTCTTGACGTGTCTGAGCTTACAAACCATGACGACACCGAAACAGAAACCGAGACGCAGGCCTCAGCAGAGACAGACGTTTCCTCTTCGATACCTGATATCCCTCAGCGGGGGTTGCGGTTCAGGAGTTCTGCTGCGTCCTGCAAGCTCCCAAACATCCACAG TGGGAGACTCAGGCCAGTAAAAATCCCTTTGGATGGAAACACAGCATCGAACAGACAACATATTCCTCCAGTGAGAGTTGGAGGCTTCATACGGACTTTCCCGTTTAACACAGCGACTCTGAAGGCCTCACGacacacactggatgtgaagaTAATCATACAGGAGCTTCACAAGCTGACCGGTCAGCTGGCTGCAGGCCAATCGGTCAAGAAGAAGTCGAGGAGTGAAGAGGAGAAAGCGAAGAAGGacacagatggagaggaaggaTTTGATTCATTGTTCTGGGGACCAAAAGATCCTCCATTGCTCAGTCAGTGCTTAAAACAGGTTtag